A window of the Vibrio fluvialis genome harbors these coding sequences:
- a CDS encoding ABC transporter permease — MSVTVKLAWKSLLNRKTTALLTALTVAISVILLLGVERIRTQAKSSFANTISGTDLIVGGRSGQVNLLLYSVFRIGNATNNIDWKSYQEFSTHPAVKWAIPISLGDSHKGFRVMGTNHSYFEHYRYGSKQPLTFSQGREFNGLFETVLGADVARQLGYHIGSQIIIAHGISDVGFARHDNLPFTVVGILAPTGTPVDKTVHVSLGAIEAIHVGWESGAHLGNTPDAAQLEQRQFEPKQITAMMIGLKSKIQTFALQRQINEYRKEPLSAIMPGVALHELWGMMSVAEQALMAVSVFVVVAGLLGMLSSLLTSLQERRREMSILRAMGARPQHVFALLVSEASVLTFSGIVLGLAGLYALLAIAAPLIESQYGIRLQLESLSGYEWQLLGYVQAAGIVIGFIPALRAYRQSLSDGMTIRL; from the coding sequence ATGAGCGTCACCGTCAAACTGGCCTGGAAAAGCCTGCTCAACCGCAAGACTACCGCGCTGCTGACGGCTCTGACCGTCGCCATTTCCGTTATTCTGCTGCTGGGTGTAGAACGCATTCGTACTCAGGCCAAAAGCAGTTTTGCCAACACCATATCGGGTACCGACCTGATCGTGGGTGGCCGCAGCGGACAGGTCAATCTGCTGCTCTACTCGGTCTTTCGCATTGGTAATGCCACCAACAATATCGACTGGAAAAGCTATCAGGAATTCAGTACTCATCCGGCCGTGAAATGGGCGATTCCGATTTCACTGGGCGACTCGCACAAAGGCTTCCGTGTGATGGGGACTAACCATAGTTACTTTGAACACTATCGCTATGGAAGTAAGCAACCACTTACTTTCTCGCAAGGTCGCGAGTTCAACGGTTTGTTTGAAACCGTGCTGGGCGCCGATGTCGCCCGTCAATTGGGTTACCACATTGGCAGCCAAATCATTATTGCTCATGGTATCAGTGACGTCGGTTTTGCCCGTCATGACAATCTGCCCTTTACCGTGGTGGGTATTCTGGCGCCAACAGGTACCCCGGTTGACAAAACCGTTCATGTTTCGCTTGGTGCCATTGAAGCGATTCACGTTGGCTGGGAGTCCGGAGCGCATCTGGGAAATACTCCGGATGCCGCTCAGCTAGAGCAGCGTCAGTTCGAACCCAAGCAGATCACCGCGATGATGATTGGTCTCAAATCCAAAATTCAGACATTTGCACTGCAACGCCAGATCAATGAGTATCGCAAAGAGCCGCTCAGTGCCATTATGCCTGGGGTCGCGCTGCATGAATTATGGGGCATGATGTCGGTGGCAGAACAGGCGCTGATGGCGGTCTCAGTATTTGTGGTGGTCGCCGGGCTGCTCGGCATGCTCAGCAGCCTGCTTACCAGCTTGCAGGAGCGCCGACGGGAAATGTCGATTCTGCGTGCCATGGGTGCCCGGCCACAGCATGTATTCGCGCTGTTGGTGAGTGAAGCCAGTGTACTGACATTCTCAGGCATCGTGCTCGGGCTGGCCGGACTCTATGCCCTGCTGGCGATCGCCGCACCATTGATTGAAAGTCAGTATGGCATCCGTCTGCAGCTGGAATCGCTGTCCGGTTATGAGTGGCAGCTGCTCGGCTATGTGCAAGCGGCTGGCATCGTGATTGGCTTTATTCCCGCGCTGCGCGCCTATCGCCAGTCGCTCAGCGACGGCATGACGATTCGACTGTAA
- a CDS encoding ABC transporter ATP-binding protein, with product MSELHLYSAKQVIELNQVTFRWPDSDSPTLDIEKLSVAAKEHLFIKGPSGCGKSTLLSLLTGINTASSGEVRLLGQDLSQLKASARDRFRADHIGYIFQQFNLLPYLSVIDNVILPCQFSALRRSKVNEPLTERAKALLTRLHLPQALLEKPVVELSIGQQQRVAAARALIGEPHLIIADEPTSSLDYDNRSAFIELLLEEANRVGSTLVFVSHDPTLESLFSRSVHLPTLNRARGML from the coding sequence ATGAGTGAACTCCATCTCTATTCGGCCAAGCAGGTGATCGAACTCAATCAGGTCACTTTTCGCTGGCCAGACAGCGACAGCCCGACATTAGATATCGAAAAGCTGAGTGTCGCAGCCAAAGAGCATCTGTTTATCAAAGGCCCAAGCGGGTGCGGTAAATCCACCCTGCTCAGCTTGCTGACCGGCATCAATACCGCCAGCAGCGGCGAAGTGCGCCTGCTCGGACAAGATTTGAGTCAGCTAAAAGCCAGCGCCCGCGATCGCTTTCGCGCCGATCATATTGGCTATATCTTTCAGCAGTTTAATCTGTTGCCTTATCTGTCAGTGATCGACAACGTTATTCTGCCGTGCCAGTTCTCGGCCCTGCGCCGCAGCAAAGTCAACGAGCCTTTAACTGAGCGGGCCAAAGCACTGCTGACGCGTCTGCACTTGCCGCAAGCTCTGCTGGAAAAACCAGTTGTAGAACTGAGTATCGGCCAACAGCAGCGCGTGGCCGCCGCGCGCGCCTTGATTGGCGAGCCACATCTCATCATCGCCGATGAACCGACTTCGTCACTCGATTACGACAATCGCAGCGCTTTCATTGAATTGCTGCTGGAAGAGGCAAACCGTGTCGGCTCTACCTTGGTGTTTGTCAGCCATGACCCGACACTGGAAAGCTTGTTCAGCCGCAGTGTTCACTTACCTACTCTCAACCGTGCGCGAGGGATGTTATGA
- the zrgA gene encoding zinc uptake protein ZrgA, translating into MFTKPVLALSISAALCGSAFAQEEFRQHEAHVHGHVELNIAQDGQDLLIEITAPGADVVGFEHAPQTDEQTQRLNQALDNLNNAEAIFTLSDGARCHLETANVKHTLGGADDHDHDHDHDHDHDHDHDHDQHDDHDHEQHQGHDDHEHHDDHEQAHEGHEHHDEHQHGSFTVQYQYHCDQITELKQIDSHWFELFPNTQEMDVNLLTDSVQTATELRPGQARISL; encoded by the coding sequence ATGTTTACTAAACCTGTGCTGGCACTCAGCATTTCTGCCGCTCTGTGTGGCAGCGCTTTCGCTCAAGAAGAATTTCGCCAACACGAAGCCCATGTCCATGGCCATGTCGAACTCAATATCGCTCAGGATGGTCAGGATCTTTTGATTGAAATCACCGCGCCAGGCGCTGACGTGGTGGGTTTTGAACACGCACCGCAAACAGATGAGCAGACACAACGCCTCAATCAGGCGCTGGATAACCTCAACAACGCCGAAGCGATTTTCACCCTGAGTGACGGTGCGCGTTGTCATCTGGAAACGGCCAACGTCAAGCATACATTGGGTGGGGCGGACGACCACGACCACGACCACGACCACGACCACGACCACGACCACGACCACGACCACGACCAGCATGATGATCATGACCACGAGCAACATCAAGGCCATGATGACCATGAACACCACGATGATCATGAACAGGCGCATGAAGGTCATGAGCATCACGACGAGCACCAGCACGGTTCGTTCACAGTACAATATCAGTACCATTGCGATCAGATTACTGAGCTGAAGCAAATCGATAGTCACTGGTTTGAATTGTTCCCGAACACCCAGGAAATGGACGTGAATCTGCTGACCGACAGCGTACAGACGGCGACGGAACTGCGTCCGGGTCAGGCTCGAATTTCACTGTAA
- a CDS encoding DUF2607 family protein — MNHSLHSLRLHARVVTLMAILLTLWLNFAYVEHQLDITPSHHTQHHCQLFFGAHHGLAATLPELPVWIEHDYLQPVAATLNITRLYLAYLARSPPTL; from the coding sequence ATGAACCATAGCCTGCACAGTCTGCGACTGCATGCTCGGGTAGTCACCTTAATGGCTATCCTGCTGACGCTATGGCTCAATTTTGCTTACGTCGAACATCAACTGGATATCACGCCATCGCATCACACGCAGCATCATTGTCAGCTATTTTTCGGTGCCCATCACGGCCTTGCCGCTACACTGCCAGAACTGCCGGTGTGGATCGAACACGATTATCTGCAGCCCGTCGCGGCCACGCTGAACATTACTCGGCTCTATCTGGCCTATCTGGCCCGCTCACCGCCCACTCTGTAA
- a CDS encoding YtfJ family protein, producing MKNKTLIALMLACSPTLALAHNIQLGQSVPNVEVDSYGEVVLQNKDTTFQPWNSAQMPGKVRIIQAIAGRSSAKEMNAALMAAITAAHFPEEQYQTTSIINQNDAIWGTGSFVKSSAQDSKKEFPWSSIVLDKAGKVAKSWDLQEESSAIIVQDKAGKVLFVKEGSLSEPEIEQVLGLVKQSL from the coding sequence ATGAAAAATAAAACACTTATCGCCTTAATGCTGGCGTGCTCTCCAACCCTCGCTCTCGCTCACAACATTCAGCTCGGCCAATCGGTGCCGAATGTCGAAGTCGACAGTTACGGGGAAGTTGTTCTGCAAAACAAAGATACCACCTTCCAACCCTGGAACAGTGCTCAGATGCCGGGCAAAGTTCGCATCATTCAGGCGATTGCCGGGCGGAGCAGTGCGAAAGAGATGAACGCGGCGCTGATGGCCGCCATCACTGCCGCGCACTTTCCAGAAGAGCAGTACCAAACCACCTCGATCATCAACCAGAATGATGCAATTTGGGGAACCGGTTCATTCGTGAAATCGTCCGCGCAGGACAGCAAGAAAGAGTTCCCATGGTCCTCTATCGTGCTGGATAAAGCCGGAAAAGTTGCGAAAAGCTGGGATCTTCAGGAAGAATCCTCTGCAATTATCGTTCAGGATAAAGCGGGGAAAGTGCTGTTTGTTAAAGAAGGTTCACTCAGCGAACCGGAAATCGAACAAGTACTTGGCCTGGTGAAACAGAGCCTGTAA
- the msrA gene encoding peptide-methionine (S)-S-oxide reductase MsrA: MLDKQVMVTAETALPGRSTPMSLEDTHFVNQTSLSAAPAAGQEEILIGMGCFWGAERLFWQLDGVVSTSVGYAGGYTPNPTYEEVCTGRTGHTEVVRVIYNPSVLSLNALLHAFWERHDPTQGMRQGNDLGTQYRSAIYTYSDEQQAIAEQSKADYQALLEEHQRDLITTEILPAGPYYFAETYHQQYLAKNPQGYCGLGGTGVCFPPNLA, translated from the coding sequence ATGTTAGACAAACAAGTGATGGTCACCGCTGAAACGGCATTACCAGGACGCTCGACTCCTATGAGTCTAGAAGACACTCACTTCGTCAATCAAACCAGTCTTTCGGCAGCACCCGCAGCGGGTCAGGAAGAAATTCTGATCGGCATGGGCTGTTTCTGGGGCGCAGAACGCCTGTTCTGGCAACTGGATGGCGTAGTCTCAACGTCGGTTGGTTACGCAGGCGGCTACACGCCAAACCCGACTTACGAAGAAGTGTGTACCGGACGCACTGGCCATACCGAAGTGGTACGCGTCATCTACAACCCAAGTGTACTGTCACTGAACGCCCTGCTGCACGCATTCTGGGAACGCCATGACCCGACGCAAGGCATGCGTCAGGGGAACGATTTGGGTACTCAGTACCGCTCCGCGATTTACACCTACAGCGACGAGCAGCAGGCTATTGCCGAGCAGAGCAAAGCCGATTATCAGGCGCTGCTGGAAGAGCACCAACGCGACCTGATCACCACTGAGATTCTGCCAGCGGGTCCTTACTACTTCGCGGAAACCTACCACCAGCAATATCTGGCGAAAAATCCACAAGGCTATTGCGGCTTGGGCGGCACTGGTGTGTGCTTCCCGCCGAACCTGGCGTAA
- the tamA gene encoding autotransporter assembly complex protein TamA → MRRTPLPVLISALCFSAASFADVDLTIKGLESGLKDNVDAYLSSIPKSDYSTQLRFQSRLEKTITEALNALGYYHPQFDFDVTKPNQAMTLTVEPGEVVRLKLVDIVITGEAESDKDFQRLIRRSGLTVGEPLNHGQYDSLKSGLRNLALQKGYFDGEYIVSKLEVAPELNEAFVRLHYASGIRYHFGASTITGSQIYENRVRSLQPFKQGDPYLVSQVGLFNQNLSNTDWFSSVLVEPDLSQLTNGRELPMNVSLAPQSRNQLETGIGYSTDVGVRGSLKWKKPWVNERGHSFDSSFSISAPEQSITAGYKIPLEDVLHEYYRIQYGMKHVDNRDTKSIESNLSLERHWLLDNGWHRTLFVRYLIENYEQGIQDDAAQFVLPGVTYTRTRSRMNGSLLTWGDKQTMTLEYGDPAFISDTRVTRVQAGTSWLRSLGNNHRGLIRLDGGANFAEDFDKLPPSLRFFAGGDNNLRGYGYESISPRDESGSLTGAKYIATSSLEYQYRLTGNWWGALFVDYGDAFNDTPDWKTGTGFGIRWISPVGPIRLDFAWGLDSDPGSRFKIHFTLGPEL, encoded by the coding sequence ATGAGACGAACCCCATTACCAGTGCTAATCTCGGCTTTATGCTTTTCTGCTGCTTCTTTCGCCGACGTGGATTTAACCATTAAAGGGCTGGAAAGCGGGCTGAAAGACAATGTCGATGCTTATCTCTCTTCTATACCCAAGAGCGACTACTCCACTCAGTTGCGCTTTCAGTCGCGTCTGGAGAAAACCATCACCGAGGCGCTCAATGCACTGGGCTACTACCACCCGCAATTTGACTTTGATGTCACCAAACCTAATCAGGCGATGACCCTGACGGTGGAGCCGGGGGAAGTGGTGCGTCTTAAGCTGGTGGACATCGTGATCACAGGCGAAGCGGAGAGCGACAAAGACTTTCAGCGCCTGATTCGCCGCAGCGGTCTGACGGTTGGTGAGCCGCTCAATCATGGTCAGTACGACAGCTTGAAATCGGGTCTGCGCAACTTGGCGCTGCAAAAAGGCTATTTTGATGGCGAGTACATCGTCAGCAAACTTGAAGTCGCGCCAGAGCTCAATGAAGCGTTTGTGCGTCTGCATTATGCCAGTGGCATTCGCTATCACTTTGGTGCCAGCACGATTACCGGTAGCCAAATCTACGAAAACCGTGTGCGCTCGCTACAACCGTTCAAACAGGGTGACCCGTATCTGGTGTCACAGGTGGGGCTGTTTAACCAGAACCTCTCTAATACCGATTGGTTTTCGTCGGTGTTGGTTGAACCCGATCTCAGTCAGTTGACCAATGGCCGCGAGCTGCCGATGAATGTTTCATTGGCACCGCAATCGCGTAACCAGCTCGAAACGGGTATCGGTTATTCAACCGACGTCGGGGTGCGTGGCTCACTCAAGTGGAAAAAACCGTGGGTAAATGAACGCGGCCACAGTTTTGACAGCAGCTTTTCCATTTCCGCACCAGAGCAGAGCATTACTGCCGGCTACAAGATTCCGCTCGAAGACGTATTGCATGAGTACTATCGCATTCAATACGGGATGAAGCACGTCGATAATCGTGATACGAAAAGTATTGAATCCAACTTGTCGCTGGAGCGCCACTGGCTGCTGGACAACGGCTGGCACCGCACGCTGTTCGTTCGTTATCTGATTGAAAACTATGAACAGGGTATACAGGACGATGCGGCTCAATTCGTCTTACCCGGTGTGACCTATACGCGCACCCGTTCGCGCATGAACGGTTCGCTGCTCACCTGGGGCGACAAACAAACCATGACGCTGGAATATGGCGACCCGGCTTTTATCTCGGATACTCGAGTGACACGGGTACAGGCGGGCACTTCCTGGTTGCGCAGCCTCGGAAATAACCACCGCGGTCTGATTCGTCTGGATGGCGGTGCGAACTTTGCCGAAGATTTCGATAAGTTGCCGCCATCGTTGCGTTTCTTTGCTGGTGGCGACAATAACCTGCGTGGTTACGGCTATGAATCGATTTCACCACGCGATGAAAGTGGTTCGTTGACCGGTGCGAAATACATCGCCACCAGCTCGCTGGAGTATCAGTACCGTCTGACGGGGAACTGGTGGGGCGCACTGTTTGTTGATTACGGTGATGCATTTAACGATACACCGGATTGGAAAACCGGTACCGGTTTTGGCATTCGCTGGATCTCGCCAGTCGGCCCGATCCGCCTCGACTTTGCCTGGGGGTTAGACTCAGATCCGGGTAGCCGCTTCAAGATCCACTTCACGCTGGGGCCGGAATTATGA